Below is a window of Syngnathus typhle isolate RoL2023-S1 ecotype Sweden linkage group LG12, RoL_Styp_1.0, whole genome shotgun sequence DNA.
AAACATCTCAGTTTGCCAGACACGTCTTTCTTCTTGTAGAAGACACCAAGGGTGGATTTTTCGTGGAACCAGCAAGCCGATCCAAAGTTCATTTTTCACGACCACAGTTTGGCAGATAACGTCAGGGAGGGCGACTGGGAGGTTCAAGCGTTCTTCCGTTTATTGGCTCTGTGCCACACTGTGATGCCCGAGGGAAAAAAAGATGGTCAGCAAAAATTTCAGAACTGCTTTTGGGATATAAAACATGTTTGATGATCTGTCCCGTTTCCTCCAAGGAGAGCTTTACTACCAGGCTCAGTCCCCTgatgaaggtgctctggtcaccGCCGCGAGAAATTTCGGCTTTGTGTTCCGTTCACGTACACCGGAGACCATCACGGTTGTAGAGATGGGCGAACGAGTAGTCTATGAACTTTTGGCTGTTTTGGACTTCAATAATATACGCAAGAGGATGTCAGTCATAGGTGAGACCATTGTTGGAATGTTCTCGGCTCAAGTCGATGTTCTGTTAATTGAAGACTAACTTGTCTTGATATGCTCCTTCTGATTTCCAGTGCGGAATCCTGAAGGCAAGCTGACTCTGTACTGCAAAGGAGCAGACACCATCATCTACGAGAGGCTCCACACCTCCTGCAACGAACTCATGGGCGTCACCACCAGACACCTCAATGTAAGTTTTCATTTCCTCCAAAAGGAAGAGTCTGTTGTAATCCCTGTTCCTAATTAATAGGAATATGCAGGCGATGGTCTCCGCACTTTGGTTCTGGCTTACAAGGATTTGGATGAGCGCTACGTGAATGATTGGCTGCAGCGCCACCATGAGGCCAGCACCACCATTGAAGAAAGAGATGAGAAACTTCATGAGTTGTATGAAGAGATTGAGAAAGACTTGTTGGTTGGTTCGACCGTTAACTACTTTGCTAGAAACCTTGACTTTTATCTGACACAAGATGGTGGAGGTAGCTGAGGTCAAATCGGTTCATCAAACTTGGAAGAAAATTTACTTTTCTTTTGATTAAGCTTCTGGGTGCAACAGCTGTAGAGGATAAGTTGCAGGATGGTGTCCCTCAGACAATAGAGCAGCTGGCCAAAGCTGATATCAAAATCTGGGTGTTGACCGGAGATAAACAAGGTTAATCCGTCCTGTAGGATTAATTTTTTTGCGTGTGTTCAGTTTAAGAAATTCTGAAAATCTTATTCCCACCAGAAACGGCAGAGAATATCGGCTATTCTTGCAACATGCTGCGAGAGGACATGAAGGATGTGTTCATCGTATCCGCAAATACAGCAGACGGAGTCAAAGAGGAGCTTCGGTATGTTCACGATCTCACGTTGGCATATTTAATCAAGTACGGTCATCATGAATCAAACGAGTAAGAATCATCTCCATCTCTATGTTTAGGAATGCGAGAAGGAAAATGTGTCCAACAGCAGCGGAGGAACCAAATGTGACCAAAGCTCGTGCGGGCCTCTTCTGGCTTGAGAAGACAGAAACTCTGCATGATGACCGAGTGAACGGAGAATACGCTCTTGTTATAAATGGACACAGTCTGGTAAGAGGGCTTTCGTCGCCCCTCATATTTGCCCGTCTTCTACATTGTCCTCCATTTGCATTCCTCAGGCCTTTGCCTTGGAGAAAGATTTGGCGTTGGAACTATTGAGGACCGCATGCATGTGCCAAACGGTGATCTGCTGTCGGGTCACTCCACTACAAAAAGCTCAAGTTGTCCAACTGGTGAAGAAATACAAACAGGCGGTCACTCTGGCCATCGGGGACGGAGCCAATGATGTCAGCATGATCAAGGGTAAACTCACGTACCGATAATACGAGAAAAGCTCCGTGTTCAAACTGATTCTGGTCTTGCAGCTGCACATATCGGTGTCGGGATCAGTGGTCAAGAAGGCATGCAGGCGGTTCTGTCCAGCGACTTCTCCTTTGCTCAGTTCCGTTATCTACAGCGCCTCCTACTGGTGCACGGGCGCTGGTCATACCTACGCATGTGCAAGTTTCTGCAGTATTTCTTTTATAAAAACTTCACCTTCACCTTTGTGCATGTCTGGTACGCCTTTTTCAGCGGTTTCTCGGCACAGGTGAGGACCAAGAAGGAATTCTTAAGAAAAACCTTTGACACCTAACTCTTGTTGTCTCTTCTAATCCCTAGACTGTCTACGACCAGTGGTTTGTCAGCATGTACAATGTATTCTACACAGTCCTCCCTGTTGTCGGAATGAGTCTGTTTGACCAGGTACGCAACGTTAGCATCATACTATTCCTGTCAACAATACTTTATCGGCTTTCCTGGTTTCTGCAGGATGTGAATGATGGCTGGAGTTTGCAGTATCCTCAGCTCTACTTACCGGGACCTCTGAATAGTTACTTCAATAAGAAATCCATGGTGTGGTGTCTGATTCACAGTTGCTACAGCTCACTTGTTGTCTTCTTCATCCCGTGGGCGGCCTTGCACGACACTGTGGCGGACGACGGAAAAGATATTGCTGATTATCAGTCCTTTGCTTTAGTGGCGCAGACGTGTCTTCTCGTTGTCGTTAACATCCAGGTGAGGATGAAGTACATATATACTCGGAAGACCTCTGATACTTTGTCAACATTTTAGCTGTGTCTCGACACACATTACTGGACCGCTGTGAATCAGTCGTTCATGTGGGGCAGCTTGATTGTGTACTTGGCCACCACCTTCGCTATGCACAGCAACGACATGTTCTCCATATTCACCTCTGTATTCCCCTTCATCGGTGAGTCACGCGGAGTTGGCGTTACACcgccgccattttgttttatttgtgctTTTATGTAGGACGTTTATACGTCCGTTTTTTTTGGACTGCAGGAACAGCAAGGAACTCTTTGAGGCAACCTAATGTGTGGCTGACAATATTCTTGACATGTCTCTTATGCGGTCTTCCCGTGCTGGCTTTTCGATTTATTATCATTCAGCTTCGGCCCACCATCAATGACAAAGTATGGCAGTCGTATATTTTACCGCTTGATGAATAATTGAAACAAATCTTGaggtgtgacttttttttgtgcagGTGAGATATAAAGCGCGGAAGGAGGGGCTTCCAGGTCCTGTTCCTTGCCGTTCATCAGTCAGGCGAGTTGGCGCTCGGCGTTCGAGCTACGCCTTCTCTCATACGAAGGGTTATGGCGATCTGGTGACATCGCAAAGATTCAAGAATGGTTTGGGCAAACAAACAGAGCAGCCACAATTCTACCGGCCCATCACGAGGGAGTCAGAACTTCAACCACAGTAGCACAAGTTGATGTTTGTAcagtattctttttttctcttgtaaAATTCTAGTCAACgttgtgtatttttgttttccaaatAAATTTTCTGGGATGAAAAAGTAGTTTTTCCAAATGTCACTTTCAGGCATGCGCACTCACCCCGGGGTGTGTTTCATACCTGCTTAGTCAAGTCAAAGCTACATTGTTTGCTCTGATTGGCCGTTCATCACGACCGTTGTTTTACTGCCCATCCAGGTCCAAAGATCACTTTATTGTTTACCCAAGCGGTTAGCAGTGAAGCTCGCCCGGGAATCTCTGTTCTTCCTTTTTGAATCCAAAACAACGACTGGTGGCTCCTCGCGAGGCACCTGCTCCATCCTGCGATAATTGTTCAGTACTTTGTACCAGGCTGAAGTCTGAAAGTCCAAAGTGAAGGCGTTCTTTGTTAGggaacatttttctttctttcagccatgtttccatgaatgTGGAAGACCTTAAAGGATTATTGTTGGAGGTATGTCTTCTTGTTTAATCTCTTTGTTAAAGCATAGTTGTAAAAAATTACAGTACATGCAAAAAATGTCTCGACGTTTTATTTGAGCCACATTATTTCTCCTAGCTGAATCAAATCAAGAGTTCCGTCTTGAGTAAACTGCATATTAGAGTTAAAACTGATTCATTGactaaaaatattatttttcttgAAACCATTTCCATTCTCCCCCTTTTAGCGGATTATAAATACAAGTAAACTAAATGACCATGGTTGGGTCATATCACCGTTTATAATCTTTGTGGTTATAAACTATCCGACCATATAGATTTTACTTTGGTGCAAAGTGTTGAGTGGGGAGTGGCTGCATTTATTTGGTTCTGAAAAACTCCAGTTTTCCCCCCATAAATTAAGACGCCACAGCTTTTATACCTGGCCCACATTTGCCCTTCTATTGGAAGACAAGAAAGTACACAGTTATCATCCCCGACTATCGTTATCTCAAGATTGCTGATAGGATTCTTGTATTTAACAAAGAGTGGAAAGTTGCAAATCAAATAGCTCTCTGCTTCCTCCATGATTTCGTACAGGTgtaataaaactttttttttttttttctagctgtACATTATGAAGAAACAGAAATAAAATGGGATCAGTGGAATCCTACTTTGGACGGCTGTGTGGGCAACAGCAAAACAAAGGTACGTCtgatttttttcatatttatttatgtatttatttattctttattatttcatatttattttttcattttatatattatatttatttttttatttttttaatatttctatttttttctttaccaaCAGAGGAGGAGAGACTTTTGCGAGCCAATGACAGACCTTTCAACTTGTCCTACAACTATGCCGTAAGTACACAAGATTGAAGAAATAACACAGCAGCAATGGAACCCTCATTTGTCACTTCTTCCATCTTCAGAATAACGCCATCAAGACATCCAAATACAACATCTTTACCTTCCTTCCGCTTAACCTTTTTGAGCAGTTCAGGAGGCTCGCCAACAGCtatttcctcttcctctttgtaCTTCAGGTAAGCCAGATAATGTGATAGCAGCCACATCTTAAGATACACAaatttgtgtgtacgtgtgcttcCAGCTCATCCCACAAATCGCCTCGCTCTCGTGGTTCACCACAGCCGTGCCGCTTATTTTGGTGCTTTCCATAACAGCCGTCAAAGATGCCACAGATGATATTGTGAGAGGACATTTTTGATACAAAGTCACTTTTATAAGCCGCAACTATGTCTAATTGTAAGAATGACATATTTCTTAATTGAAATGAAACAGAACAGGCACAAGAGTGACAACCAAGTGAACAACCGCAAAGTGAACGTCCTCATCGATGGGGAGtgagtcacttttttttcttgggatacatatatatttttttttattgtcctcTAATTCCAAACtgtatttttaaactaaaatcaCACAAAAATTAAATTTATATTTTCATTCTGGCAGACTTCAAAgtgaaaaatggatgaatgttcAGGTTGGAGATGTCATTAAACTGGAAAATAACCAGTTTGTTACAGTAAGTGCCACGATAACATTTCATACATCtctttgtggatttttttaatttttcttctccccaggCAGACCTCCTCCTGCTTTCGAGCAGTGAGCCTCTAAATCTAGTCTATGTGGAAACTGCAGAACTCGACGGGTGAGTCCATAATATATATTTGATCGATAAGTATTGCCGTCTGGTTCTCTCTTAATTCTTCTTTTCGTGGTCTTCCCCAGTGAAACCAATCTGAAGGTGAAACAGGCGTTGACTCTCACTGGAGAGATGGGAGACACCATCGAAGCACTGGCCAGCTTCAAAGGTGACACATTTAATGAGGTGTTATTTGAGAGTGACAAATCTCAAAGATGTTTCTCAATCTCAGGTGAAGTCAGATGCGAACCGCCAAACAACCGCCTGGACAAATTTAAAGGGACGCTAGCAGTAGATGGACAAACGTACTCTTTGGATAACGACAAAGTGCTTCTACGTGGATGCACTTTGAGAAACACAGAGTGGTGCTTCGGACTGGTTATTTTTGGAGGTAGACCATTGACGACTCATTTCAGGTGCAGTCCGATTCAACacgattttatttttcaaggccCGGACACAAAGCTGATGCAGAACAGCGGAAAGACGACGTTCAAACGCACCAGCGTTGATCACCTTATGAATGTTTTGGTGCTTTGTGTGAGTTATGAATTGAATTATaaagtttgtttttcaaaaCTCTGAGATATAATTCAGGACCTTCATTCTTGAACTCCTTGAAATTCTTTCAGATCTTTGGCTTCCTGGCTACCATGTGCTCCGTTCTAACCATCGGCAACGCAATCTGGGAGATAAAGGAAGGCTCGGCGTTCACTATGTTCCTCCCACGGGAACCCGGGGTTGACGCTCATCTTTCATCGTTCCTCACCTTCTGGTCTTACGTCATCGTTCTCAACACGGTGGTGCCGATATCGCTCTATGTCAGGTATGAATTTGGGCGCCTGAAAATACAACGACACTTCCTGACAATTATTTTTGATACGACAGCGTGGAGATCATCCGTCTTGGGAATAGTTTTTACATCGACTGGGACAGGAAGATGTATTACCCCAAAAGCGACACTCCTGCTCAGGCCAGGACCACCACTCTGAACGAGGAGTTGGGTCAGATCAAATATATCTTCAGCGACAAGACTGGCACCTTGACGCAGAACATCATGGCTTTTAATAAGTGTTCCATCAATGGCAAAAACTATGGTGAGGAGCAAATAATTGAAGGTGTGCAAATATAAGAGAAAATAATATTTGGCTGtgctgtttttatttgtcaGGTGAGCTTTTAGATTTTGCGGGACAAAGGATGGAAATTACAGAGGTGAGTTATGATTGTGATTGGTTCGGCAATCATTTCTGACATCCTTCCCTCTCTAGAAGACACCAAGGGTCGACTTCTCGTGGAACCAGCTGGCCGATCCAAAATTCATTTTTCATGACCGCAGTTTGGCAGATACCATCAGGGAGGGCAATTTGGAAGCTCAGGCTTTTTTCCGTTTGTTAGCTCTGTGCCACACCGTCatgcccgaagaaaagaaagagggTGAGCTTCTTTGTAAGCAAAGTCGAAACGGGAACCATATTTTAAATATCTCTTTTACTTCCAGGAGAGCTTTACTACCAGGCTCAGTCACCTGATGAAGGCGCTCTGGTCACCGCCGCGAGAAATTTCGGCTTTGTGTTCCGTTCACGTACACCGGAGACCATCACGGTGGTGGAGATGGGCGAACGAGTCGTCTATGATCTTTTGGCTGTTTTAGATTTCAATAATGTACGCAAGAGGATGTCAGTCATAGGTGAGACCATTGTTGGAATGTTCTCGGCTCGAGTCTCAGCTCGATGGTTTTTCTCTGGTTCATCTGGCTCCTTCCCAAATGTTCTGTTAATTGAAGACTAAATTGTCTTTATCAATCTTCTGATTTCCAGTGCGGAATCCTGAAGGCAAGCTGACTCTGTACTGCAAAGGAGCAGACACCATCATCTACGAGAGGCTCCACACCTCCTGCAACAAACTCATGGGCATCACCACCGGACATCTCAACGtgagtttttattttctcctcGGAAAAGTCGCACATGGATCTTCATTGATGTTTTTAACCCTTAATTTAGGAATACGCAGGCGACGGTCTCCGCACTTTGGTTCTGGCTTACAAGGATTTGGATGAGAGCTATTTGAAGGAGTGGATGCAGCGTCACCATGTGGCCAGCACTGCCATGGACGAAAGGGATGAGAAACTCGATGAGCTGTATGAAGAGATTGAGAAAGACTTGCTGGTGAGTACGCTGACTTCTTCTGTTGGTTTAGACTGTTTTGGTTGCATGAATGTTCCATTTAAAGTCAAGCTGAATTACCAAACGCCATACTGGCACGTTTTGATTTAGCTTCTGGGAGCAACGGCTGTAGAAGACAAATTGCAGGATGGTGTCCCTCAGACAATCGAGCAGCTGGCCAAAGCTGGTATCAAAATCTGGGTGTTGACCGGAGATAAACAAGGTTGgtgtctttttattattattcggtTTTCGGCCTACTTTACGAGCAATCTCAGTGTTTTGCCAAAATTTATGTTGCACGTTTTGCTCAATTGAATGTTCACCAATCTCTCAGAGACGGCAGAGAACATCGGCTATTCCTGCAACATGCTGCGAGAGGAGATGAAGGACATTTTTGCTGTGTCAGCAAATACAGCagaagaagtgaaaaaggagcTTGTGTACGTGAGTTCCAATATACgttaaaaatatgtatatataggaAGTTTTCTTATCATGACTTGATGATGATTCCATGCTGTACTCTTTTTAGGTGTGCAAGGAGGAAAATGTGTCCAGAAGGAGCCGATGCACCGACTGTGACCAAAGCTCGTGCGGGCCTCTTCTGGCTTGAGAAGACAGAAACTGTGCATGATGACAAAGTGGATGGAGAATACGCCCTTGTTATAAATGGACACAGTCTGGTAAGAGGGTTTTCATCGCCCCTCATATTTCTTGGTCTTCTACCTTATCCTCCGTTTGCATTCCTCAGGCCTTTGCCTTGGAGAAAGATTTGGAGTTGGAACTATTGAGAACCGCATGCATGTGCCAAACGGTGATCTGCTGTCGGGTCACTCCACTGCAAAAAGCCCAAGTCGTCCAACTGGTGAAGAAATACAAACAGGCGGTCACTCTGGCCATCGGGGACGGAGCCAATGATGTCAGCATGATCAAGGGTAATTTCACGCACCGATAATGCAAGAAAAAGTTCCCGGTTCAATTCTGGTCTTGCAGCTGCACATATCGGCGTCGGGATCAGCGGTCAAGAAGGCATGCAGGCGGTTCTGTCCAGCGACTTCTCCTTTGCTCAGTTCCGTTATCTACAGCGCCTCCTGCTGGTGCACGGGCGCTGGTCATACCTGCGCATGTGCAAGTTTCTGCAGTATTTCTTTTATAAAAACTTCACCTTCACCTTTGTGCATTTCTGGTACGCCTTCTTCTGCGGTTTCTCGGCACAGGTGAGAAACATTCGAGAGCTCAAAGTTGATGACTGAGCATAAAGTTGTTTACCTTTTGGTATTATGATTCATAGACTGTGTATGATGAGTGGTTCATCACCTTGTACAACCTCGTGTACACGGCTCTCCCTGTCCTGGGCATGAGTCTTTTTGACCAGGTATGTAacaggacacttcattaggtacacctgcatactacattttttcctttctttttgccACAGGATGTGAATGACCGATGGAGTTTCCAGTATCCACAGCTCTACTCCCCAGGGCCTCTGAACATTTACTTCAATAAGAAAGTTTTTGTCCGCTGCATGATCCACAGTTGCTATAGCTCCctcatcctcttcttcatccCGTGGGCGGCTATGCATGACACGGTCCGAGACGATGGCAAAGACATTGCGGATTATCAGTCCTTCGCTTTACTGGCGCAGACGTGTTTGCTTGTTGTGGTCAGCATCCAGGTAAGAAGATCCACTTTTTAGTCaatcgtttttttctttcaaccatAAATACTTTATTTTGATGTACTTCCAGCTGTGTCTCGACACGCATTACTGGACCGCCGTGAACCAGTTTTTCGTGTGGGGCAGCCTTGCAGCCTACTTTGCGACCACGTTCACCATGTACAGCAACGGAATGTTTCTAATTTTTACCTCCACGTTCCCCTTCATTGGTAAGTCACTGCAACTTgctacacaaaaataaaagacaatttGGTACTGAACTGACACTTTCCCGTGTTCTTTTGGGGGGGCTGCAGGTACAGCGAGGAATTCTCTGAACCAGCCGAATGTGTGGCTGCTTATACTCTTGACAACACTCCTGTGTAGTCTGCCAGTGGTTGCTTTCCGTTTCATTGTCATTCAGCTTCGTCCTACCGCCAATGACAAGGTATGAAAATCTTGATTAGTCAGAGTTTCATTTAGCACCTGGCTCGCAGAAATTGTTTTGCATGTCTCCTTCATGCTGATTTGCCTCTTTAATGAAATCAATggcgccatctagaggagtcagAAAATACAACTGCTTCATGAAGCGAATTTGAAGCTTCGTTTCCCCATCATTAATTTGTCGTAATTTTCCCAAAAATTCATTGaattcctttctttcttcaggTGAGACATAAGTTGCGTAAAGAAGCATTGCCAGCCCCTGCTCCTCGTCGTCCACCGGTCCGGCGAATCAGCACGAGGCGCTCGGGCTACGCGTTCTCTCATGCTAAAGGCTACGGCGACCTGGTGACATCTGGAAGATTCCTGCGTCCTCGAAAGAATCGGCCCGCCCTGTTCAGACAAACGGACTCTCCCCTGGCACAGAACCAGCCGCAACACTACCGGACCATCACAGAGGAGTCAGAGCAGCACTAGGTACAAACAAAATTAGGTTTTGATGTGGGGGATCATGTATATGAGAAAAATTGCTGCAGTTTATACAGTTCAGTACtggttttaattttaaaaatgatgTCGCAAAAATGAGTGCAGTGATGCACTCTGTGATTGGCACATTCACTAATTTGGGatgaatttgattaattttaCAGCAtggttatttttttatatttatattgaaCTGTCATTGTGCCAGTTGtaattttaaatgcattttgtgttttctattattttcattttgtcagcTTTGTTGTTTACATGATTAGTATTGACA
It encodes the following:
- the LOC133163021 gene encoding phospholipid-transporting ATPase ID-like; the protein is MNVQVGDIVKLENNQFVTADLLLLSSSEPLNVVYVKTAELDGETNLKVKQALTFTGEMGDDVQRLAGFNGEIKCEPPNNRLEIFKGTLTVDGQMYSLDNDRMLLRGCMLKNTEWCFGLVVFGGPDTKLMQNSGKTTFKRTSVDHLMNLLVLCIFVFLLSMCSVLAVGHSVWETTDGSVFTAFLPSEPGVDSPLSSFLCFWSYMILLNTVVPMSLFVSVEIIRLVNSFYIDWDRKMYYPKSDTPAQVRTTTLNEELGQIKYIFSDKTGTLTQNIMTFNKCSINGKRYGELLDLTGQRIEITEKTPRVDFSWNQQADPKFIFHDHSLADNVREGDWEVQAFFRLLALCHTVMPEGKKDGELYYQAQSPDEGALVTAARNFGFVFRSRTPETITVVEMGERVVYELLAVLDFNNIRKRMSVIVRNPEGKLTLYCKGADTIIYERLHTSCNELMGVTTRHLNEYAGDGLRTLVLAYKDLDERYVNDWLQRHHEASTTIEERDEKLHELYEEIEKDLLLLGATAVEDKLQDGVPQTIEQLAKADIKIWVLTGDKQETAENIGYSCNMLREDMKDVFIVSANTADGVKEELRNARRKMCPTAAEEPNVTKARAGLFWLEKTETLHDDRVNGEYALVINGHSLAFALEKDLALELLRTACMCQTVICCRVTPLQKAQVVQLVKKYKQAVTLAIGDGANDVSMIKAAHIGVGISGQEGMQAVLSSDFSFAQFRYLQRLLLVHGRWSYLRMCKFLQYFFYKNFTFTFVHVWYAFFSGFSAQTVYDQWFVSMYNVFYTVLPVVGMSLFDQDVNDGWSLQYPQLYLPGPLNSYFNKKSMVWCLIHSCYSSLVVFFIPWAALHDTVADDGKDIADYQSFALVAQTCLLVVVNIQLCLDTHYWTAVNQSFMWGSLIVYLATTFAMHSNDMFSIFTSVFPFIGTARNSLRQPNVWLTIFLTCLLCGLPVLAFRFIIIQLRPTINDKVRYKARKEGLPGPVPCRSSVRRVGARRSSYAFSHTKGYGDLVTSQRFKNGLGKQTEQPQFYRPITRESELQPQ
- the LOC133163020 gene encoding phospholipid-transporting ATPase ID-like isoform X1, with the protein product MGSVESYFGRLCGQQQNKEEERLLRANDRPFNLSYNYANNAIKTSKYNIFTFLPLNLFEQFRRLANSYFLFLFVLQLIPQIASLSWFTTAVPLILVLSITAVKDATDDINRHKSDNQVNNRKVNVLIDGELQSEKWMNVQVGDVIKLENNQFVTADLLLLSSSEPLNLVYVETAELDGETNLKVKQALTLTGEMGDTIEALASFKGEVRCEPPNNRLDKFKGTLAVDGQTYSLDNDKVLLRGCTLRNTEWCFGLVIFGGPDTKLMQNSGKTTFKRTSVDHLMNVLVLCIFGFLATMCSVLTIGNAIWEIKEGSAFTMFLPREPGVDAHLSSFLTFWSYVIVLNTVVPISLYVSVEIIRLGNSFYIDWDRKMYYPKSDTPAQARTTTLNEELGQIKYIFSDKTGTLTQNIMAFNKCSINGKNYGELLDFAGQRMEITEKTPRVDFSWNQLADPKFIFHDRSLADTIREGNLEAQAFFRLLALCHTVMPEEKKEGELYYQAQSPDEGALVTAARNFGFVFRSRTPETITVVEMGERVVYDLLAVLDFNNVRKRMSVIVRNPEGKLTLYCKGADTIIYERLHTSCNKLMGITTGHLNEYAGDGLRTLVLAYKDLDESYLKEWMQRHHVASTAMDERDEKLDELYEEIEKDLLLLGATAVEDKLQDGVPQTIEQLAKAGIKIWVLTGDKQETAENIGYSCNMLREEMKDIFAVSANTAEEVKKELVCARRKMCPEGADAPTVTKARAGLFWLEKTETVHDDKVDGEYALVINGHSLAFALEKDLELELLRTACMCQTVICCRVTPLQKAQVVQLVKKYKQAVTLAIGDGANDVSMIKAAHIGVGISGQEGMQAVLSSDFSFAQFRYLQRLLLVHGRWSYLRMCKFLQYFFYKNFTFTFVHFWYAFFCGFSAQTVYDEWFITLYNLVYTALPVLGMSLFDQDVNDRWSFQYPQLYSPGPLNIYFNKKVFVRCMIHSCYSSLILFFIPWAAMHDTVRDDGKDIADYQSFALLAQTCLLVVVSIQLCLDTHYWTAVNQFFVWGSLAAYFATTFTMYSNGMFLIFTSTFPFIGTARNSLNQPNVWLLILLTTLLCSLPVVAFRFIVIQLRPTANDKVRHKLRKEALPAPAPRRPPVRRISTRRSGYAFSHAKGYGDLVTSGRFLRPRKNRPALFRQTDSPLAQNQPQHYRTITEESEQH
- the LOC133163020 gene encoding phospholipid-transporting ATPase ID-like isoform X2; protein product: MGSVESYFGRLCGQQQNKEEERLLRANDRPFNLSYNYANNAIKTSKYNIFTFLPLNLFEQFRRLANSYFLFLFVLQLIPQIASLSWFTTAVPLILVLSITAVKDATDDINRHKSDNQVNNRKVNVLIDGELQSEKWMNVQVGDVIKLENNQFVTADLLLLSSSEPLNLVYVETAELDGETNLKVKQALTLTGEMGDTIEALASFKGEVRCEPPNNRLDKFKGTLAVDGQTYSLDNDKVLLRGCTLRNTEWCFGLVIFGGPDTKLMQNSGKTTFKRTSVDHLMNVLVLCIFGFLATMCSVLTIGNAIWEIKEGSAFTMFLPREPGVDAHLSSFLTFWSYVIVLNTVVPISLYVSVEIIRLGNSFYIDWDRKMYYPKSDTPAQARTTTLNEELGQIKYIFSDKTGTLTQNIMAFNKCSINGKNYGELLDFAGQRMEITETPRVDFSWNQLADPKFIFHDRSLADTIREGNLEAQAFFRLLALCHTVMPEEKKEGELYYQAQSPDEGALVTAARNFGFVFRSRTPETITVVEMGERVVYDLLAVLDFNNVRKRMSVIVRNPEGKLTLYCKGADTIIYERLHTSCNKLMGITTGHLNEYAGDGLRTLVLAYKDLDESYLKEWMQRHHVASTAMDERDEKLDELYEEIEKDLLLLGATAVEDKLQDGVPQTIEQLAKAGIKIWVLTGDKQETAENIGYSCNMLREEMKDIFAVSANTAEEVKKELVCARRKMCPEGADAPTVTKARAGLFWLEKTETVHDDKVDGEYALVINGHSLAFALEKDLELELLRTACMCQTVICCRVTPLQKAQVVQLVKKYKQAVTLAIGDGANDVSMIKAAHIGVGISGQEGMQAVLSSDFSFAQFRYLQRLLLVHGRWSYLRMCKFLQYFFYKNFTFTFVHFWYAFFCGFSAQTVYDEWFITLYNLVYTALPVLGMSLFDQDVNDRWSFQYPQLYSPGPLNIYFNKKVFVRCMIHSCYSSLILFFIPWAAMHDTVRDDGKDIADYQSFALLAQTCLLVVVSIQLCLDTHYWTAVNQFFVWGSLAAYFATTFTMYSNGMFLIFTSTFPFIGTARNSLNQPNVWLLILLTTLLCSLPVVAFRFIVIQLRPTANDKVRHKLRKEALPAPAPRRPPVRRISTRRSGYAFSHAKGYGDLVTSGRFLRPRKNRPALFRQTDSPLAQNQPQHYRTITEESEQH
- the LOC133163020 gene encoding phospholipid-transporting ATPase ID-like isoform X3, with protein sequence MGSVESYFGRLCGQQQNKEEERLLRANDRPFNLSYNYANNAIKTSKYNIFTFLPLNLFEQFRRLANSYFLFLFVLQLIPQIASLSWFTTAVPLILVLSITAVKDATDDINRHKSDNQVNNRKVNVLIDGELQSEKWMNVQVGDVIKLENNQFVTADLLLLSSSEPLNLVYVETAELDGETNLKVKQALTLTGEMGDTIEALASFKGEVRCEPPNNRLDKFKGTLAVDGQTYSLDNDKVLLRGCTLRNTEWCFGLVIFGGPDTKLMQNSGKTTFKRTSVDHLMNVLVLCIFGFLATMCSVLTIGNAIWEIKEGSAFTMFLPREPGVDAHLSSFLTFWSYVIVLNTVVPISLYVSVEIIRLGNSFYIDWDRKMYYPKSDTPAQARTTTLNEELGQIKYIFSDKTGTLTQNIMAFNKCSINGKNYGELLDFAGQRMEITEKTPRVDFSWNQLADPKFIFHDRSLADTIREGNLEAQAFFRLLALCHTVMPEEKKEGELYYQAQSPDEGALVTAARNFGFVFRSRTPETITVVEMGERVVYDLLAVLDFNNVRKRMSVIVRNPEGKLTLYCKGADTIIYERLHTSCNKLMGITTGHLNEYAGDGLRTLVLAYKDLDESYLKEWMQRHHVASTAMDERDEKLDELYEEIEKDLLLLGATAVEDKLQDGVPQTIEQLAKAGIKIWVLTGDKQETAENIGYSCNMLREEMKDIFAVSANTAEEVKKELVCARRKMCPEGADAPTVTKARAGLFWLEKTETVHDDKVDGEYALVINGHSLCLGERFGVGTIENRMHVPNGDLLSGHSTAKSPSRPTGEEIQTGGHSGHRGRSQ